One window of the Rufibacter radiotolerans genome contains the following:
- the miaE gene encoding tRNA-(ms[2]io[6]A)-hydroxylase: MAKSILKLQLPTDPRWVNIVEMNIEDILVDHAYCEQKAATSGISLIVKYPDKTKLVEEMTALVAEEWGHFERVMDELKKRGFGLGRNRPDEYVVKLSQHIRKGNLRERQLMDHLLVNALIEARSCERFKLLWQNLQDEGLKKFYYELMVSEAAHYVSFVKLAKEYMPKEVVDARLKELLEIEADIIANLEHRPDRVH, encoded by the coding sequence GTGGCAAAATCAATTCTTAAACTGCAGCTGCCCACAGACCCGCGGTGGGTGAACATTGTAGAAATGAACATTGAGGATATTCTGGTGGACCATGCTTACTGTGAACAGAAAGCCGCGACTTCTGGCATTTCCCTTATTGTGAAGTACCCCGATAAAACCAAGCTGGTAGAGGAAATGACGGCCCTGGTAGCCGAGGAGTGGGGGCACTTTGAGCGGGTCATGGACGAGCTCAAGAAGCGAGGCTTCGGCCTGGGTCGTAACCGGCCCGATGAGTACGTGGTTAAGCTCAGCCAGCACATCAGAAAAGGCAATCTGCGGGAGCGCCAATTGATGGACCACCTGCTGGTGAACGCCCTTATAGAGGCCCGCAGCTGCGAGCGCTTCAAGCTACTCTGGCAAAACCTGCAAGACGAGGGACTAAAGAAGTTCTACTATGAACTGATGGTGTCTGAGGCTGCCCATTATGTGAGCTTTGTGAAGCTGGCCAAGGAATATATGCCCAAAGAAGTGGTAGATGCCCGCCTCAAAGAACTGCTGGAGATTGAAGCTGATATTATTGCTAACCTGGAACACCGACCAGACAGGGTTCATTAA